A stretch of DNA from Bacteroidales bacterium WCE2008:
CGACCGAGAAGATTCAGGCTGAAATCCTGCTCCCTCAGGCCCTCGCCGATGCCGATGATCCTCTTGATGGAAGAATTCCGGTAGTCGATTCCATGTTCCTCGGCATACTGGACAAGCTTGAGGATAAAAGAAGGGACGCACATGATCGTATCCGGTTTCAGCCGGCGGATCGTGTCCCACTGGAGTTCCGGGATACCGTTGCCAACCCTGATTATGCTGGCTCCGAGTTCGCGGATTCCGAGGAAATATGCAAGTCCGGCCATGAATCTCTTGTCCATGGTCGTCATGAGCTGGACGATGTCGCCATGCTTTACGCCGGCGCAGGCAAACGATTTCTTCTCGTTGTAGGCAAGACGCTGGAGGTCCTTCTCGGTGCATCCGAATGTGACCGGATCTCCGAGCGTGCCGGAAGTGGTCACGTAATCCACTATGTCAGCCTTAGGACAGCAGAGGAAATCTTCGTTGAACAGCTGCAGGTCCTTCTTTTCCGTAAAAGGAATCTTCTGCAGGTCTTCAATCGTATTAATCTCGGAGACATCTATGCCGTTGTCCTTGAACACTCGCTGATAATATCTGGAGTGCGTCGCAAGATAATCCAGTGCACCTCTCAACAACTGCTCCTGAAACTTCTTTATCTCTTCAGGAGACTTGAACTCAATATCCATAATCGTTTAACCATTTGATAAATTCCTTTTGCCACCCACCGGTCTCGGCAGTGTACTTTTTCCTGTCTGCGCCGAACCCATGTCCCCCGGACTTGAACCGGAGATATTTATGCGGGACCCTTTCTGCCGTCAAGGCGGAATCAAGGATTACACTGTTATGCCAGTCTACAGTAGGGTCATCTTCACAATTGAGCAGGAACACCGGAGGCATCGCGGGAGTTACGTGTTTTTCCATCGACAGCGAATCCTGAAGCGCCTGGTTCCCGGCGGCGTCTTCTCCGAGAAGCCCGCGACGGGAGCGCTTATGCACATAATTGTTGTTGGACATCGTAACGACAGGATAGATAGCCGCGATGAAATCCGGTTTCAGCGACATGCTGCCGGAATCCACTCCGCATCCGGTAACATAATCGGTTTCCCCGAACGCTGCCGACATCAAGGCCAGATGGCCGCCGGCAGAAAAGCCCATGACTCCGATATACTGGTCCCCGTTCCTGTCCCTTATGACCTGGATCGATCTCTGGAGGTCGCATATCATGTCGGGGAAGCGTGATCCCCGTGCGACTCTGCGGAACCGCGTAATGAAATCAAATGTACCGGCAACCCTGTATTTCAGGACGTAGGCGTTGTATCCCTCCGAAGACAGCCATTCGGCCACCTTGCTGCCCTCACCCTTCATGTCGTGCCAGAAATAGCTGCCCCCGGGGCAGATTATGATGGACCCTTTCGCCTGGCCGGCAGTCTTATACTCATTCAATACCACGTCCTCCTCCTTATGCGACGTCCCGTCCCAGATTCTTATCTGGGCGGATGTCTGCACAGAAAGCAGCAGCGATATGACTATAATCAGTCTGTTCATAACTCGATCACTTTTCCTTCGGCTTCAGCCGGAGCCTCCCCATTGACATGATGCAGATTGGAAGGCACTCCGACGCATCTGCTGGCAGTCAGGAACTTGTCCTCGTCAGCCTCATAAGCAATAACTTCCGTTTCAGGATGGGTCAAAGCGAGCAGAAGCGCATAGGCGCCGTAACCGGAGCCCTTGACAACCACCTTCTTTTCATGCATCCCGTCAATTTCCCCTATCTTTGTCCTCAGCACCTGCCGGCACTCCCTCATAGCCTCGTTTCCTTTGTAAAGATACTGATATTTTACATACTCGGCGTTATAGGAGGCAGTTTCTTTCTCACGGCGTATAGTCGAATATTCCTCGCAGAAAGAATGGCGCATATTGCGAGTGAAAGCCATAAGATTGTCCCCCACCTGCTTCCAGTCTATTCTCTTGCCGACTTTAAGGCTGATATCCGCCTTCCTCAATATGAAATCCTTTTTCCTCAACGCATATCCGAAACCATGGATATACAGAGGCAGTATGTCGACCTGAAGTTCCCTCGCGGCAAGAAAGGCTCCGCGATGGAAGCGCTGGATATCGCACGTCTCGCTTCTGGTGCCCTCAGGGAAGATTCCTATCGAATAGCCCTTTCCTATAAGTTCGCGCATCCTCTCCAGATTGGCTTCCAGTCCGTCGGACGAAGGCAGGCAATCCGCCTTGTGGAGAAGATAACCGTAGAACGGGCTTTTCCATACCCAGTCGTTAGTTATCATCGCCAGCTTAGGATTCAGGGCGAGAAGGGCCAGTACATCGAAATGAGACTGATGGTTGCATACATATATGGCCGGTCTGGAGAAGTCTTCTCCGACGCTGTTGTCGACTGAATAATGGCATCCCGGAAGGAATCTGAGCGCAAGCTGGGCCGTCTTCTGCAGGACTCTGCGGTACTTTTCTTTCCTGGCTTCGGAATCTCCGCGGAGGAAATGGAAGAAAGTCCAGACTGAAAGCACCAGCATCGCGACAAGGAACACGGCGAAGATATATACAGTAGCCAGGATATTGGAAATGGTAAGCGGCAGTCCGCTTTTCCTTCCGGTAAAGAATCTGAAAAGCAGAGGCGGGAGGTAATATGCCATCATCACGACTATGACCATACCGGCGATAGTCAGCTCAGCCAGAGATTTCATCGCAGGATGCTTCGCCACGATCAGGGCGCCTATGCCTATGAACATGATCAGGGCCGAGAGAGCCACGGCATTCTTGAATGAGTGCAGAATCTTCTTCCCGGTCGCGTATTCATGCATCAGGCCCTCGGTCATGAATATGGTATAGTCGTCCCCCTGGCCGAAAATGAATGACGCCAGTATGACATTGACCACATTGAACTGCCAGCCGAAAAGATTCATGGTACCCAGAATCCATATCCAGCCCACGGCGAGCGGCAGGAAGGAAATCAGCGTCAGTCCCAGGGAGCCGAAAGACAGCCACAGGAATACGAATACGATAAGGCTGCATATAAGCCCTATACGGTCGAAATCTCCTGAAAGCTGCTCCTGGAAAGAATATGAGAGATCGGAACTGCTGAAGCAGAAGGCCCCCTCAGGAAGGCCGGCTCTGAGCCTGTCCTTGCAGTCCTCCACATCAGTCGCGTCCAGATAACTTACGATCTTGACATCATTCCCGTCGTCGAGGTACATGCTTCTGCCGACAGACTTCAGCAGGACGTCGAAATACCCGGCAGGCTGCACATCCCAATCTCTTAGCACAGTCTCCCGGAACGGATTGAAGGCCGTACCTGCGAATCCTTCTTTCCCGGCGGCCTTGTCCATCTCCTCGAGCACATCCCCGTGACGGCCCCAAAATACTCTCCACATACGGAGTTTCTCTTTCTGGGCAGACATCGACGGCACGAACGTGGCAATGCTCCTCGCCCCGTCCAGACCGATAGCCTCGCAGGCCTGAAGGGCAGACTCGGCATCATTTCCCGAGGCTACCACATATATCGACTCGCCGGCGCTTCCGGAATTGCCTTCCATTATTGCGAATCCCCTGCGCTGGTCTTCCGTCATGTAATTGATATTATGCATGTCGGTATCGAAACCGACTTTTCTGCCCATGAAGAAGAATACGCAGCTTACGGCGACAAAAACGCAGAACACGGCGCAGCGCCACTTCCGGGAGAGGTTGATGTTCCTGTCGAAATCGAGTTTTATAGTCCCCCTGCGTTCCGTTGTCCCGGACACGAATACAGGCAGGAAGAACAGCACGAAAAGAATGGTCCCGACAAGCATCATGGCCCCGACGAAGCCGAAATCCTTTAGGGCATCAGCCTTCATCAGCATCAGGGACAGGAATGCGCCTACAGTAGTTATGTTTCCGACCAGCAGCGGATTGACCTGCTCCGAGAGAGCCTTGCGCCTGTCCGGCTGGTACTTCAGATGGTCTATATAATGCAGCGGATAATTGACGGCGATTCCGATAATCATACAGCCGATGCCGAGAATGATTATCGAGATGCTGCTCTTGAAAGCTGCGATGATTCCGATTGCCATTACCGCTCCGGCGGCGATAGATGCGAGAATCCACAAGATATCGCTGAGTCTCCGGTAGCTGAACCAAAGTACCAGGGATATGAGGATTCCGGCCACCAGCAGGGCAAGGATACTGTCCTTCTTGATTCTGGACGCATTCTCCACGGCGACTTCAGGTCCTCCGGTCGAGAATACGGAGACCTCGGGATAAAGGTCCATGACCTTAGCCTTGACCTCATCCAGAATCTCCACCAGACCGGCATTACGGTCGGATTCCGAAGCCCCGAACGGCGAACGGAAAAAGACGACGCCCAGCCCGTCTTCCGTGAATATGAGTCCGTCCTCAGTGCTGAATCCGCTCTCCGGGGCCATTTCCCTCAGCCTCAGCAGGACGGGAGAGAACAGCTTCAGAGGATCCGAGCGCATATACTCCGACTCGATCTTCGACGAGAAAGAATACTGCGACGCGCGGTTCCCGGCCATGGCTCCGGCAATAAAACCGGGCTCCGACAGAAGCGAATCCATACGCTCATAATCGGCTTCATTCAGGAAATATGGCCAGTTGGAGCGGACGAAACCGAAGACTTCGCCGACTCCGACATCTTCCCCGCTCAAGCTTATGTCTTCGACGATTCCCGTCGTATCGGTCTCTGCCCAGATGTCCCGGAAGGCGTACATGGCATCGGCGACGTCATCTCTTGACTCTCCTTCGAAGAACACTGTCAGCATATCCTGCGTCCCAAGTCTGGAATAGACTTCCGAGTACATGCGGCTCTGCTCATTCTGAGGCAGGAATGACGAGATGTCTTCATCATATTCCATCCTGAGCGCCGAGATCACGCAGAGCGCCAGCAGCGCCACAACCAGCGCCGCCGCAAGACTCTTACGGGAGGAAAGATAGTCATGTATGTCCAGTATCAGTCTTTTCATCGCTTTACAATCTTGCGCATCAGCAGGCGCGGATATCCATAGACCACGGCCAGCAGACACAGGATGACGTTGAGCACGCTGATCCTTGCGAAATCGGCGTATGGGCGGAAATGCGACACCCTGTCTTCAGGATAGCATATCCTTATCGGCACGGAGTCTATCCGCACTCCTTTCCATGCCGACAGCACCAGCAGCAGCAATTCGGCCTCATATCTGGACGGGACCATCCATAGAGGAGGCAATGTCCCGAGAGAATAGATGCGGAAACCGCTCTGGGTATCCGGGACCCTTTCGCCGGTCTGCAGAGTAAACCAGAAATTCGAGAATCTGTTGGCGAAAGTATTGCCTGAAGGCATTCCTTCAGCGTTCAGATTCCGGCTTCCCACGACCAGCCTATCCTTTTCCGCATGGTCCAGAAGGGTCGGAATGTCTTCTGGGAAATGCTGCCCGTCGGCATCGATTGTCACGGCATAATCATATCCCAGCCCGGTCGCTTTCCGGAACCCGGTCTTGAGCGCATGCCCCTTTCCCCTGTTCTTTTCGTATGAGACGACAGTCACAGGCAGGCGGGAAAGGATTTCCGCCGTACCGTCGGTGCTGCCGTCGTTTACCACGATTACAGGCAGACCGGTAGCCAGGGCCCTTTCCACTACAGCGCCAACCGTCCCGCCATTGTTGAATGCGGGAATCAGAATGCATATATGAAGGTCATTACTCAAGCGTAAAACTCATTTTTGCATAGGTGACAGCCTCGTCGGAGACCGTCACTGAAATATCGCCCCCTTCCGGGACGACGGTAAAAACGGCTGTCTTCCCTTCCGCGGGAATGACAGGGGCGAGGAATCGTACATTCTTCGCCGTTTTCATGATCCCCTTGCCTACAGTCCTCTCCGCCAGTTCGATGGCGATCTGCAGGAGGCAGGCTCCGGGAGTTATGGGAAAGCCCGGGAAATGCGCTTTGTATATCCGGCTTCCGGGCAGGAATTCGATTTTGTAGACCTGTCCTTCACCGCATGATACGGAAACTATTTCATATAAATCTCCCTGAAGCATATCTATCTCTTGAATAAGGATTCATCCAGAGGCTCGTCGATTGTGACGGCGCTGAATACGAGTTCAGTCCAGTCTTCCTCCGAGGTGTTGATTCTGGCGGAAACTATCCTGTATGTCGCAGGGTCGACCGTGACAAGTACGGAGTCGAAAAGATTCTTCATATCCCTGGTGAGAGGCCTAAGCAGGAACTGGTCTTTCTTTCCCTCGACCGGAGTAATGGAAAAATCCTTCTCCTTAGGTATTCTGAAGCCTCTTCTCCTTTTTGCGTCACCACGCACTACCTTTACGTCCTGATAAGGAGTGAGGGTCTCCCAGCGGACCTTGTCCGGAGACGAAAGGTAGAGGATTCCGGTACTGACCAGATCCTCCGTCATCAGGGCCGAGTGGCGGGTCTGGACATATATCGCTTTTACTGTATTGAAGGAATTGGCTTCCATCAGTCTGGAGACGCTAAGGTTATCCTGCGCGGCTGAGGCAAGACCGATGGAGAGGAATATCAAGATAAGGAGCTTTCTCATTTTGCAATCAATATACAACCCGACACTACCAGGAATACTCCGATCCACTGGGTCCAGGATACGGTTTCCTTAAAGATCATTATAGCGGCGAAAACACCGAGCACGTAACTCAGGCACGAAAGCGGATAAGCTATGCTGAACGGGAAATTCCTAAGTATATAGGCCCACAGCACAGTCGCCGCGGCAAACGAAAGGCCGCATCCGAGATACCACCAGTTCGTCAGCTGAGCCTTGAAGAAACCCCAGGACCAGCTGAACGGTCCCGAGGCATTGAGCCCCAGCTTGAACAGAATCTGGCCGCCGCAGAGAAACAGGCTCTGCAGCAGCGAAAGCGGAATCAGTTTATACATAACTCTGGCATTGTTAATTCTCTTATAGAGCCTTCCGGATCGGCGGAAAGCACATAACTTATGGCAACACTCTCCCCTGCCCCGTCTTTGCAGAACAGCGGAGCCACCTCGTCAAATTTCCCTACGAGAGCCGTATCGATATCCCCGAGGGATATCTGCAGCCATGCATCCAGCAATGCGCTCTCAAGCGAAGCCCCGGTATGGGAATAAGTCGCATTGTAGCCGTGGCATCCCAGATGGATGGCTATCATGGAGCTGACCGTGTTGTGCGTGGACTGCATGAAACTGGTAGGACTCAAAGCCGCTTCGCTTACTCCGTAAAGGGCGCTCATATACTGTTCCGTATTGAGTATGCAGCCGTGGTCCGTAGCCGTCATGATTGCATCTACATTCTTCAGGCCGGCAACGGAAAGAGCCTCCACGGACGTCCAGATTGCATGTTTCAGCATCTTTCCCATACGTCTGGAAGCAATCGGAGACAATATGTTCCTGTAATCCGGCTCGGGGTCTCCGTTCCGGAATTCACATATAGCCTTAATGTAGACTTTTCTTCCCATCAGTATTTTGATATTATAAGCGAAGTATCGTTTCCTCCGAAGCCGAAGGCATTGCACATCACATGCTCTAGCTTTACCGTTCCCTTTCCCCTGTACGGAGTGATGCATTCCGGGTCCTGGGTCTTCCAGCCCGTCTGAGCAGGAATGAAAGAGTGATTCAGGGCAAGTATGCAGAAAACGGCCTCGATCGACCCCGAAGCGCTTGTAGTATGGCCGGTAAAGCATTTGGTGGAAGACACGGGAGGTACGTCCTCCCCGAAAACCCGCCTTATCGCATGGCTCTCGGAAGCGTCGTTGTTAGGCGTTCCGGTACCGTGGGCATTGATATATCCGATATCGGAAGGACGCAATCCTGCCATCGACAGAGCCTTCCCCATTGCCAGAAAAGCTCCCTCTCCTTCAGGGGAAGAAGCTGTCTGGTGGTAAGCATCGCAGGCATTGCCGAAACCGGACAAGACGGCGACAGGTCTTGCCTTTCTCGCAATTGCCGACTCCTCCGTCTCAAGCACCAGGAAACCTGCGCCCTCTCCCAGATTAAGGCCTGTACGGTCCTTGTCGAAAGGAGAGCACAGCTCCCTGCTGAGAATCATCAGAGAGTTGAATCCGTTCATATGGTAGTCGGTCAGGCATTCGCTTCCTCCGGCAATTACCCTGGTGCATAGCCCGCTCCTGAGCAGATTGGCCCCCAGGATTATGGCATTGGCAGCCGACGAGCATGCAGTCGAAAGAGTCGTCCTGAAACCTGTCGCGCCGGTATAGCGGGCGATATCGTCAGTAGAAGAGCCGCAGTCATGTTTCGGAGAGTACTCCGGGAACATCCTCTCGCTAAGGTCCATTCCTCCCACAGTAGTCCCGCCGATCAGCGGAATGCCGGAGGCGTCCTCTATCCCTGCCTGGGCCAGAGCTTCTCTTACCGCCTTTATTCCAAGGAGAGAAGTCCTGCTGATTTTCTCGCCGATTCCGAGTTCCGCAGCAAGTTCAGCGTCTGAAAGAGCGAATTCCCCGGACGGGAAATCCGAGAGCGAGGTCTTGAGATGGCGCAGAGTCCCGATACCGGAACGGGAAGCGATGAGAGACTCGAGAGTCCTATCCTTGTCCGATCCGATAGCGCTTACTACGCCGGCTCCTGTTATGACGATCCTGCCTGTCACTTCTTTCTGTTTTCAGCAACGTATTTTGCCATTACGGCGAAACTCTGGAAGACTTTCTTTCCATCTGCCGGAGAAGCGATATGGATTCCATAATTCTTCTCCAGAAGCACTATAAGCTCCAGGACATCGATAGAATCAAGGCCCAGGCCCTGGTCGCCGAACAGCGGCGCATGGTCGTCGATATCTTCCGGAGTCATTCCTTCAAGGTTCAACGCCTCAATCACTTTCAGTTTAATCTCATTGATCAGTTCTTCCATAATATATTTTCTTGATTATTTCACTGTCAAATCCTTCGCCATCCCGGTCCACAAGCCAGATCACTGCCTCGAACCCGATTTCCGAAGGACAATCTATCCATCCGCAGATGACAGACCGTGTCTCCTCATCCATGAACGCCTCTTCCACTGTCGCAAATATACGGTCTGCATCGAATCCGTCTGTCACATAAGCCGAAGTTTCTCCGGCATATTTATTCCTTATCGCAATTTCCCCGGTCACTATATTCGGCAATG
This window harbors:
- a CDS encoding 3-oxoacyl-[acyl-carrier-protein] synthase-1; protein product: MTGRIVITGAGVVSAIGSDKDRTLESLIASRSGIGTLRHLKTSLSDFPSGEFALSDAELAAELGIGEKISRTSLLGIKAVREALAQAGIEDASGIPLIGGTTVGGMDLSERMFPEYSPKHDCGSSTDDIARYTGATGFRTTLSTACSSAANAIILGANLLRSGLCTRVIAGGSECLTDYHMNGFNSLMILSRELCSPFDKDRTGLNLGEGAGFLVLETEESAIARKARPVAVLSGFGNACDAYHQTASSPEGEGAFLAMGKALSMAGLRPSDIGYINAHGTGTPNNDASESHAIRRVFGEDVPPVSSTKCFTGHTTSASGSIEAVFCILALNHSFIPAQTGWKTQDPECITPYRGKGTVKLEHVMCNAFGFGGNDTSLIISKY
- a CDS encoding acyl carrier protein, with amino-acid sequence MEELINEIKLKVIEALNLEGMTPEDIDDHAPLFGDQGLGLDSIDVLELIVLLEKNYGIHIASPADGKKVFQSFAVMAKYVAENRKK
- a CDS encoding Outer membrane lipoprotein-sorting protein; amino-acid sequence: MRKLLILIFLSIGLASAAQDNLSVSRLMEANSFNTVKAIYVQTRHSALMTEDLVSTGILYLSSPDKVRWETLTPYQDVKVVRGDAKRRRGFRIPKEKDFSITPVEGKKDQFLLRPLTRDMKNLFDSVLVTVDPATYRIVSARINTSEEDWTELVFSAVTIDEPLDESLFKR
- a CDS encoding EamA-like transporter family protein, encoding MYKLIPLSLLQSLFLCGGQILFKLGLNASGPFSWSWGFFKAQLTNWWYLGCGLSFAAATVLWAYILRNFPFSIAYPLSCLSYVLGVFAAIMIFKETVSWTQWIGVFLVVSGCILIAK
- a CDS encoding Glycosyltransferase involved in cell wall bisynthesis produces the protein MSNDLHICILIPAFNNGGTVGAVVERALATGLPVIVVNDGSTDGTAEILSRLPVTVVSYEKNRGKGHALKTGFRKATGLGYDYAVTIDADGQHFPEDIPTLLDHAEKDRLVVGSRNLNAEGMPSGNTFANRFSNFWFTLQTGERVPDTQSGFRIYSLGTLPPLWMVPSRYEAELLLLVLSAWKGVRIDSVPIRICYPEDRVSHFRPYADFARISVLNVILCLLAVVYGYPRLLMRKIVKR
- a CDS encoding 3-oxoacyl-[acyl-carrier-protein] synthase-1, with the protein product MRLLKYISIDSGTDLTALYRSLKMEYPKFFKMDILSRLGLLGVEMLVKDEQGRFEPRKDRAVIMFSRSGSLVNDGNFQKTVQDFPSPALFVYTLPNIVTGEIAIRNKYAGETSAYVTDGFDADRIFATVEEAFMDEETRSVICGWIDCPSEIGFEAVIWLVDRDGEGFDSEIIKKIYYGRTDQ
- a CDS encoding phenylacetate-CoA ligase, translating into MDIEFKSPEEIKKFQEQLLRGALDYLATHSRYYQRVFKDNGIDVSEINTIEDLQKIPFTEKKDLQLFNEDFLCCPKADIVDYVTTSGTLGDPVTFGCTEKDLQRLAYNEKKSFACAGVKHGDIVQLMTTMDKRFMAGLAYFLGIRELGASIIRVGNGIPELQWDTIRRLKPDTIMCVPSFILKLVQYAEEHGIDYRNSSIKRIIGIGEGLREQDFSLNLLGRRIKEKWDVDLFATYSSTEMGATFSECEYGCGGHVHPELIIVEIIGEDNLPVPDGQAGEIVVTTLGVEGMPLLRFRTGDIAAKIADKCKCGRYSYRLTPLVGRKNNMIKLKGTTLYPPAVNDVLDNTDYVENYVVEVRDSDAGTDEVIVKIGLKSTPAFDPIKDLKDRFRSRIRVAPIIEILPVKDVAAINFPAKSRKPVKFIDNRKKNV
- a CDS encoding Alpha/beta hydrolase family protein; its protein translation is MNRLIIVISLLLSVQTSAQIRIWDGTSHKEEDVVLNEYKTAGQAKGSIIICPGGSYFWHDMKGEGSKVAEWLSSEGYNAYVLKYRVAGTFDFITRFRRVARGSRFPDMICDLQRSIQVIRDRNGDQYIGVMGFSAGGHLALMSAAFGETDYVTGCGVDSGSMSLKPDFIAAIYPVVTMSNNNYVHKRSRRGLLGEDAAGNQALQDSLSMEKHVTPAMPPVFLLNCEDDPTVDWHNSVILDSALTAERVPHKYLRFKSGGHGFGADRKKYTAETGGWQKEFIKWLNDYGY
- a CDS encoding Beta-ketoacyl synthase, N-terminal domain, giving the protein MGRKVYIKAICEFRNGDPEPDYRNILSPIASRRMGKMLKHAIWTSVEALSVAGLKNVDAIMTATDHGCILNTEQYMSALYGVSEAALSPTSFMQSTHNTVSSMIAIHLGCHGYNATYSHTGASLESALLDAWLQISLGDIDTALVGKFDEVAPLFCKDGAGESVAISYVLSADPEGSIRELTMPELCIN
- a CDS encoding 1-acyl-sn-glycerol-3-phosphate acyltransferases; protein product: MKRLILDIHDYLSSRKSLAAALVVALLALCVISALRMEYDEDISSFLPQNEQSRMYSEVYSRLGTQDMLTVFFEGESRDDVADAMYAFRDIWAETDTTGIVEDISLSGEDVGVGEVFGFVRSNWPYFLNEADYERMDSLLSEPGFIAGAMAGNRASQYSFSSKIESEYMRSDPLKLFSPVLLRLREMAPESGFSTEDGLIFTEDGLGVVFFRSPFGASESDRNAGLVEILDEVKAKVMDLYPEVSVFSTGGPEVAVENASRIKKDSILALLVAGILISLVLWFSYRRLSDILWILASIAAGAVMAIGIIAAFKSSISIIILGIGCMIIGIAVNYPLHYIDHLKYQPDRRKALSEQVNPLLVGNITTVGAFLSLMLMKADALKDFGFVGAMMLVGTILFVLFFLPVFVSGTTERRGTIKLDFDRNINLSRKWRCAVFCVFVAVSCVFFFMGRKVGFDTDMHNINYMTEDQRRGFAIMEGNSGSAGESIYVVASGNDAESALQACEAIGLDGARSIATFVPSMSAQKEKLRMWRVFWGRHGDVLEEMDKAAGKEGFAGTAFNPFRETVLRDWDVQPAGYFDVLLKSVGRSMYLDDGNDVKIVSYLDATDVEDCKDRLRAGLPEGAFCFSSSDLSYSFQEQLSGDFDRIGLICSLIVFVFLWLSFGSLGLTLISFLPLAVGWIWILGTMNLFGWQFNVVNVILASFIFGQGDDYTIFMTEGLMHEYATGKKILHSFKNAVALSALIMFIGIGALIVAKHPAMKSLAELTIAGMVIVVMMAYYLPPLLFRFFTGRKSGLPLTISNILATVYIFAVFLVAMLVLSVWTFFHFLRGDSEARKEKYRRVLQKTAQLALRFLPGCHYSVDNSVGEDFSRPAIYVCNHQSHFDVLALLALNPKLAMITNDWVWKSPFYGYLLHKADCLPSSDGLEANLERMRELIGKGYSIGIFPEGTRSETCDIQRFHRGAFLAARELQVDILPLYIHGFGYALRKKDFILRKADISLKVGKRIDWKQVGDNLMAFTRNMRHSFCEEYSTIRREKETASYNAEYVKYQYLYKGNEAMRECRQVLRTKIGEIDGMHEKKVVVKGSGYGAYALLLALTHPETEVIAYEADEDKFLTASRCVGVPSNLHHVNGEAPAEAEGKVIEL